CTCTatcttatttttaaacacagatCAAAAACCAACCAGCTGTGTCATCTGAGCTTCCACTGTACTTCCTGAAATAGAAACTTGAAAACATATTTAGCCTGATGGAACAAGGGAGAAACAGGATAAGGCCTGTAATGCATTTTGGGGGCATTGTGTCACATTTACACCCCAGTAAGAGCTGTCTGATTGAGTTATGGTAAGACTTAAAGCCTTTGTTGAGAATCTGTTTAGTGTAGCAAGACGCTGCGTtgtgaaagaggagaggaagagagcgtGAGAGAACACATTTAACAACAAGTCATTATCCAGCTCGTGACTCAGTGATGTGAAGGAGACAAAAGATAGACATAAAGATAGACAGTCAGGATCTCCAGTTCATTCTTAAGATGCTAATGATACAGACTCCATGTTCTACTCTGTGCTTGTCTCTTTTCATCACATAGGCTACACAAAGCAGACTGGGGCAAGACATGAGATTGCAAAAACACGTTCAAGATAAGACCTTTTTTCTCCTTATATTTTGCAATTACAGTATCGGGGTTAAACCCTTGCTAGCATCATGACTTTATTGATATTAAAGTTCTATGAGTTAGATAGTCCGCCACTTTGGTCCAGACTGAAATATTTGTTAAATGATCCAATGGATGCTCTGACATTTGGTTTCGCAATCATGCAACACTCACAGATGACTTTCCATTCAGTACTTTAAACAACTCAAATTAAAATTGCTCCAATAGTTTCTCTAAACATCTACCTGCAGCCCTACTTCTCTCTAAAGTAACAACATGGAGGAGTTTGGTTTGGTGCGATTGCACTGTGTATTGGTCTTGCGGCCTACTGTTTTGAAAAGCTCCAGCCAACTCCAATATTTACTCAATTTCTGCTGCTTCTTTGGTCACTCGTCTTCCATCTCTTAGgctcagccattgtatcaaactCTGTTGCGACGGCTAactggctttttaaaaaaaaaatttagcTTTTACTTGTGCCGTAAAGCCATATGCATATATTCTCGCTTGCTGACAAAGTTACAGTGGTGAAAACAGGCGACTGTTGCACTATGTTGAAATGGGACtgacgccattctccctgttgaaagttgttttaCTACTTGATCGACttttaaaatactattttaaagtggaaaagttacatattgttgcttttagTGTCAATTGGGAAGGTTAGCACAAAATAATTAAGGTCAACATTAAATTGGCTAAACATCAGCAGGTTAGTTTTGTAGTATTGCAAAGGTCATGTTAGCGTTTAGCTCCATGCTTCACTGTGCCTCAATACAGACAGGGGGGTGGGCATTTACAGTAATCTGAACAATCAAGTACTCTCATTACTTTATGATTGAGTACACACAGGTGattttacaaatattttaccGTAAAAATTAAATGTCGGACACGGACCTCTGGGTAACCTGCCATGTTCCCTGCAGTGTGTCGCTCATCAGTACTAAGTGTCCAGAGTACAGCAGTCTTCAAATCCCAGTTCTGAATGAAGAAGATAGATAGATTTACTTTGGTTTCAACAAATATAATAAAAGTTATCTGAACTGAACAGGATTTTTATTCATAGTTTTTCATGTTTAGTATTTTACAAATGTAATATATGGATTCAATatgacaaaacaagaaaagtgaCAGACCTTTCTTGGCATAAACATACTCCGTATAATCAGAAATTAGTTTCGGAAGTCACACATGAAAGCGTCTCAGCATCGGGGTCAGTGCTCAGGTCAGCCTGCCAATAAATAGCAAATGTTCCGATTTATAtcagaaagaaaaatgcaaGCCTTGTGCAAGACAAAATATAATTAGTAAGAGGTCAATCTTAATTCGGAGAGAGTCGGTTAGGGTTAATACATAATTCATGTGACCTCTTCACTCATGCTGACCTTTTTTGGGGCTCTAGCCCCTCCCACTGAGTAGTGTTACCATGGCATCGAGTGTCAGAGGAAAcggaaaatgtcaacaaagaggCTTTTTGTCACTTGGGTTTTTACTGTGAAATAAGAAACATGATTGTTTGGCAAAAATAGCTGAAATTCACTGTTCGTGTTACTAAGTGATAGCTATCGCACAGATTAGAGCTTTATGTAGTTTCCCATGAAGATGTGGGAGTAAGTGatccaatttatttttcttgggCCTGTTTGTTCCCAGAAAGATCTTAAAATGATGAAGGCATTTCTGTAGAAattacatgattttttttttatcacaagaGAAATTGTACAATGTTAGAATTTAGAACCAGATTTCACTTCAAGATGAGTACTAAAGAAGGAATtatcctctttttaaaaactcacGCTGCTTACataacatttattcatttgatctattaaaagacaaagagaggtCTTGTGACAGTTCCTGAGAATGACACATGATATAGCAGAAATACAAATTCATGACTAAGtaaaacaatagaaaaatgCATTCTGTAGCAACTTTAATTTTCCCATGTAATTGGTCAAATTACCAGctgaataaagataaagatgcaCTGCCCCCTGTTGGCCAACAATTCCACTTCAACAGCACAAGAAATCTGTCATTACATAACCAATGCAATTTCAGGTTCAATGTTATGGGTTGAGTGTTCCTGGCAGTCTGTGAGAAGATGATACTAAAGATACCTTCAGTGGAGCactagtttttttctttttttttctttgagcagAATGGAAATTGTTTGAGACAGGAACAACTGAACCATTTGTTgctgtgtatgttttgttttagtttgtggatttcatgtttttctttgtatctcAGTCGTTGTGGTTTTTATCACTGGATCTCATTCAGTTTTTATGAATCtggtgtattgttttttctctgttattgcTTGCCTTTTAGCCCCTGTTTTCATACTCTCCTTTAATAAATTATCTCAGGACAATTTTAACTATTTAGCACTGACTGCACTGTCACTTTTGCGCTTGTATTTTAATACTCTCTTATCATATTATAACCTCTGATTTGctgttttttcatcttctctgattttttttaattgtcctttttttaaagttttatttttggtcaTTTTGTGACTACAGTgtagaaataggacagtggatagagtcggaaatcagggagggagagagtggagaatgacgtgcgggaaaggagccacaggtcggatttgaacctgggccacccgcttggaggactatagcctatTTGCGCACAACCAGCGCCCCtaaatgtcccctttaaaatgttcttctttccttcgtgtgttaagcactttgaattgcttcattgctgaaatgtgcttcataaatggtaaatagacttaaCCTTGAacagctcttttctagtcttctgacttttcacactgcaggtcacacctacacattcacaccacattcaaacTGATGGctgaggctgctatgtaaagtggtCATCAGTATTAAATAATCTATTTTCATTTGCACTGCCGAAGCAGCTGTGGAAGCAATTTGGTCAGTGTTTGGttcagtgtcttgtccaaggacacttCCACATGGGACTTCAAGAGATGGGGATTCAAAATACCTTCCTAGTCATTTCTGGCCTATATGTCACTGTGTTTCAATGGAAATGTAGTTTATTAAGTGTATTTTTCACATCTACACCATATCTAAAAGTTAGATAAGAGATAGAAATAGATAAACCATATCTGTTGTTTCAGGGGCTGAAACCATTTCCTCTGAATGTTAAAATAACATAACAAGGAAACTCTCATTGACACCCAAAGCATTTTCAGAAGAATTTAATATTGCAACTTGCATTTGAAAGACATTGAGAATCCGAAAAAGGGGATGGACAACTCACAGAGAGAGCAAAGGCAAAGAGCTGACGTCTACACAGCCCCTCTTGATATTCTTGGAAGGACGGAACAGACGAAAGAGAAGCCATGACGTAAAAACACACGGTTTTGTTTAGTCTCTCCTTGTGCTGCACCTCCcacagattcacacacacaatttaacCGATCACTTTACAGCTCCACGCTGCGCAGCAAACGTCCACaatgtcagcactttgtcatgTAGGATTTACATACAGCATCAACAAAATGACACGTGTCACTGAGGATGAAAGCAGCGCCGGGTCGGATTATTCCAAACGTTTGGATTCATGTTGGGAGTACCACAGGGACGGGGGTTACTGCATGTTTGACAATCAGATACCTTCTTATGAATGAAGTCACTAAATGCTTTAATTTCCAAACATTCTGGTTCCTCATGTTGACCAATGAGAACAAAGTAATCTAAATTAAACATGTATTAGTAACTAAGCATTGATAGTATGATTTTTTTGTAGCTCTGTCGTTAAGGAGGCACTGAAGAACCACATTTCTATGATGTGGTTGTCGACGTTACAGGACTTTTCTTTGAATAACGTCCTGTATGAGCTGTGCATTTGACACTTAGTCATGAAATCCTACTGCCTCTACTGCATTGAGCCACTACTTCTTAGGATCAAACATCGGGGTTCTCCTCTTATCcatgtcttaaaaaaaaggtacataTATGGCACTGATTTGTGAACAATCTCTAATCTCTAATATAAATAAAGCGATAACCATTCTCATGAATGTTGTCGGTTCTTGGCAAAAGGCTTAGTTATATGTGCTTTTTTAATGTGCAGTTGTTTAAGCAAAGTATGTTTGCTGTCTACAGACAAAAGGAGGACTGTAGTAACGTTACATCCACGTTTAATGCAGTTTCATACCATGTTTCGTTTCAAAACCGGTTTAATGGTTTCTTAAAGACTCTGTGATACATCAAAGTGTGAAACTTCTGCCTGAATCCATGTTATAAATCGATCCCTGTGTTGTCACTGgcgcccgaccgatatgggatttttggggccaatacCGATACTGATACtggggaggggaaaaaaaatcacctacCGATGTATCAGGTGATATCTTTCTTACATATATATTTGAGCTGTAGAGATATATTCAGATATACtcatttattgcgttgatcctTTAAATGCAGCTATCTACTTCTTTTGGAAAAgataacaaagacaagatggtcactcagctggaaGTGACTGCCAAGTTCATCACCGCTTCACACTCTAGAGagtgatgtttgttgtaatccacaTAGCACGCTCTGCTtctgaaagagaactgctagctTAATAAAATGCTTAAAAATGTAATGCCGTTGTCTGGTGATTAAATCTAGTAAAATCGGTGCtaatctgtgataaaattagccgataccgatagtcactagATATGaaaatatcggccgatattatcggctggacgattaatcggtcgggctctatttgtcactcctcctctgtttcaTAACTTTATGGCTGAAGTGATTCATCCTTTACGGACAGTATTTCCATTGGAAAGAGTATCACATTGGTGATGGGCATGTAgcatgaaaacatgacaaatagTTCAAATATCGCCTCTAATCTCAGATAGAAGTCATGAATTAACAAAAGCATGTGCTGTatgtttacataaaaaaaaaacaacacacatttcaacattcCTATCATGTTCTCCAAACTTAAGAGTGGAATGTCATCCTCGATACATAAATACTTTTACAATAACTAGAACTTTGAAAAATATTACGTGGTCAATCCAAAATAACACTCAAACACTTAAGGTACATTATTATACAACCAAACTGAAATGAGAGACCAAGTTTGAGACAACACTCCATGACAAAATAATTATCATAAATGATGTGAAATATACATTATTAAtcttaactctttttttttttccatgtacaATTTTCATCCACTGACATACATTATATTACAGCGATGGATGGAGTCTCAGTTAATGGGAGGACAAGTGCATAGCAAAATAGATCATTTGACTGAGTTaaagaaacacatcaaactGACAAAGCAGCTTtagaaaacaacattaaaaaccaTGTTTAAGGCAAATCTCGTCATTTGAAATTGGCATAGTCTGAGAAAATGTCGACAAAGTCTTGTACCACCCTGTAGCAGAAGTCGTACTGTTcctgtggggggaggggggtaaaaagacaaacagaaaagatgGTTCTTTTTAGTCAAGTTAAAACAAGTAACAGGAAGTAGAACtcattctttaaaaacatttttagctCTTAAATGAATTCAAGGAACACTTCCACAGGTACTTACCACAGTTTGGACCATATGAGGCCTCTGCATGCGTAAACTCTTCACAGTTTGGAACACGTCCAGCAGGCCTTCTGCTTTGACGCGCTCCAAGATATTGCTCAGTGCAATGAACGTACCTGTTCGCCCTGCACCAGCACtgcagcaaaaaataaacacaacaactctTAAAAAGTAATTCAAGCCTGGGAATACACTGTTGAATTATACAAAACGTGGCTGTAGACTGCCCAAATATGATGAAAAACAGATGATTAGTAGCTACCTGCAGTGTACGACGATGGGATGGTTcccagactgctgctgctgcctctgcacCGAGGCGATGATGTCGATCATGCCCTTCCCCTCGGCCGGGATGCCGACCTCCGGCCAGCCGTGGAAGTGGAAGTGCCTGATCACCCTCGTCTGCTTCTCCTTTGAGAGGAAATGCACGGGCAGACAAGACATCATGATACCTTTCAAATGTGATTCATTAGCAGCATATGAAAGTGTAATGGCAGGTGCAATGTCAGGGTAGGTTAAGTGTGCAGCAGATGAGTGGTGGACTGATGGGTTGCTGATTCTGGAGGCTGGCGTGTTCCGCCGAGCCTCTGAGAGGTGATGTGGGTCGAATGTAATGAAATATATGAGATGGGAGTCTCCCACCTGATCTTCCTAAACACATCCTGCCCAAACACATTTACTCTGGCAGCCAGAAGAGTTCTCTTTCTGCAGCAGACCGTTTTGTTTGGTAATTAGTAGCTTTTCAGCTTTTTACACAGAGATACTCTTAAAATTCACAATTTTTGACCTTTGGCGTATTCAGGGATTAAGTTTTATGTTTTACTATTCTTTCATTATGAAGGTTTGTAAAAGCTTCTGACTTGTCAGTAGCTTCATCGAAGagacattttctgtttattccTCTCAGATGCTTTAATGTTCATCACCGTTTTAGGCTTAAGAAGATGAAATGATTCATCTTGAGTTGCAAAAATTgcagaaaagtacaaaaataaactcttttcttctcctgttaattACCCCAGACATTTCTTATGAAATCCAAGGGTTGGGCAACACACGTTAAGTTCCAACTTCTCCACTATGTGGGGCTATGTAGCTCAGTGTGTTTTGGTTAAGGAAATTATCACTCCAATAAGTAAGCATAAGAACATAATGACAAAATGAAtcattgaaaatgtgaaaacttaaatgaaaagaaacaaatttCAGCTGCCATAAGCCCAGTAAAGATGGAGTTTCCATTCAGTCATTGCATTACATTAAAGATGCACTTTATGATATCTTAAATGACATCTACATTTGTTCTTTGTTGTCTATTTTAGAGCAAGTTATCATGTCCTCATTTATCTGAATTTGACTCATTGAATCATATTCTCGTAGTTGTGCAGCTGTTGGATAAAGACAAATGATTTCCTTTGCAAAGCGCTGGAACACTCAAAAGAATTTGACCAAGAGAGACAATAAATGCCTTTTTACTCCCAGCAGTcaaatgtaatgtgtttttactGCCACATTAACAGCTGTGTAGTGCACGTGTATTTGCTTACCGGGACAAAGGTGAGTACCAAGTCTCGTAGACTGAAGGTGTCACACAAAGTGTCTCCCTTCAACTCCACTGTGTAATCTCCATATGTGACGGAGTCCTCTGTGGGCCAGTACTGGCAACATTTGTCCTGCAAAATACAAACCAACAGAGTGTGAATTCCcccctgataaaaaaaacaaaacagaacagtgAACATGGAGTTGTGAACATAATTTAGTAGCAGAGGCCGGAAATGAGACAAGATGTGTCGTTGTTGCACTAATGTAATGTTAAATGAAACCATCCATCATAGCACACTTGCCGTCAGCAGCTTTCACAGCTTACCTGCTCCCTCTCCTGGAGCTCAGTGAGCATGACAATGGAGTGACATTTCCACTCCCACACCATCCTCCAGAAATCCTCCAGTGTGGTCGGCAAAGGGCCCTGGGTGGCAATGAAGTAGTCCTTCTGTCTATAGCCCTAAATCAGAGCgaaacaaacactgaagtttAGCTTTAAGTGTCCTTCAGTAGGTTTTTATTAGGAAATACTTCTGGGCTGTCACTGATACAAATGCAAGAAGGAAAACATTaggtaaaaaaagaatatgCTTACATCTATAAAGGATGCATTGACGTAATCAGTGAACTCCTGACCTCTTCTCATGGAGAGAATAACTCTGTTGAAGTCATCTGAAATGGGGTAAAAAACAGGAAATTCTCCTTCAGAATAGAGTAGcttgtaaacatgttcacagtgtTTCAGGTAAGCCGAGTGGGCGTCAGAGGAAACTAACAGAAATTGAACACTGCCACACagggttaaaagaaaaacatgctcAGACACTTCAAAGAAGCCACAAActaattttatgtttttttgtctctctcttacATGGAATAATTTGAAGAACTCGGTTCTTCTTCATGTTGGCAGGAAGGTTCCCCGTTCTCATGTTCTCCTTCATTATTCGCATGTTGGTCAGTTTCTATTCAAAAGTAAAGCAAGCAAAATGGAACCGTAAGTGACAAGTATAATGaagcaaacacatttaaaaagaggaaaagaaccTGTTACACTGTTGTTATATATGTTTCACATGGACGTCTGTAAAGATAAAAGCAGAATGCAGACAATATGACTTATATGACCGTTTGCTCTGTATCCTTCATGTCCTTCATAAGGCCTTTTTGCTTATATAGCTGTTCATAAGCATACAATATAAAGTTCATAAGCATACAATATAAAGCCTTTCAAAACCAGTAGTTTGTACTATACATTAAGAAGCTGGCGTGGCTTTAGGAGAGCTAAACAACCTCATCATACTGTATTACATGCAATACAGTGTTAGTTTTGTGTCTAACTGCTAAGGGACTATTTTAGATAAAGCTGATCCTCTTCTCTCATGCTGGAGATGTTCCTTTGTGGTGGTTATGTTTTTAAGAACAACTAtatttgatgtgaaaaaaaggaaattgcaCATTAAAAGACTTATATTAACCAATGTTCTTGTAAACTCAACAGTTGAAGGCAATTCAAAATATGCACTCCTGTTATTCACAAAGGTTATTTGGTCCCTTTTCTTGTGTCACGTGTTGATATTTGATCAACTGGGATCTTGTATGATCCCGGATTGGGAATAAGAGGTTGTACCTTAAACTCCTCCTCGAGGCCGACCCGGTCACCGTTCACGAAGGTGTTGTGCAGTTTGCTCAGATGTCCTTCCAGAGACGACACATCCAACTCTGTGTCTCCGTAGAGGTAGTATTCAAGCAGGGCCTGGTAGACGAATGAGTACTGCATCTGTGTCGGGGGGGATAAAATCAGATCAACACATACAAGCACACGTTCCATGGGCACATGGCCACATATTTAGGGAGGAATCATTCACACATTTGCTTTCAAGAATTAGTTTTATATCATGTGGCTGACAGAAATTGCCCCTGTCCGACTCACATCTGTCTGAATGAGCTGTGAGCGCTGCTCTCGTATCTTAGCGACAATCCCAAACACGTCAACCTTCTGCTCGGCGTGCATCATGTCGATCATGGCGTCTATTACGATGAAGGTTCCTGTCCTCCCAACACCAGCGCTGCggagacacaaaacaaagccCCATCCTCAGCTGACACTTGCATGTTAATGGACAACAGCAGTGAAACAAAGAGACATCTGTGCCTGAAAACACATGGATTGTTCAAGTCATTCAAAATATTTCCAGCCGTAGACGACAGCTTGTTTTCCAGCGGACAAACAAAGCAGATACTCATGCTGCAAAATATTTATCTCCATAGAAACTAATAAGACAATAAAACCATTTAAAGCACCAAggaaacaaatcaaaaataaacaagcGCTGTGGTACCTGCAGTGGATCACAATAGGCCCAGCGAACGGTGGGTTAACCGCTTTGACCTTTTTCAGGAACTTGAGCATGCCGATGGGGGAGAAAGGAACTCCAAAGTCGGGCCAGCTGGTGAAGTGAAGCTGGGTGACGAGCCTGGGAGTCTTGGCAACATCGCTAGCTTgctacacagagacacaaaccacagacagaaacatttaaaaacgtACTGGAATGGAAAGCTTGAATACTAGGGGTGGATATCGCAGGGAAACTCACCCTATGATACGGTTCAATATAGTATGATATGCCAAACCATATGAGACGATATGATTAAGATAATTGAATCACAATATAGTGCTTCTGCAATAATTGATATATTGCAAGACAATAATATAACACATCATGATATTTCAGTTTCACgtctttttgtactttttttattaacttctTTTCACCGCAGTGCAACATTTTCCtgctgtctttttctttaacCCTGCAGTCAACTTCTTCATTAGCAAATAGTTTCTCTTCAAGATACCATCATATACGTATGTCATCAGCACCAACTTGAGAAATCATGAAGTAGTGACACGGTGAGTCAATTTAGCAGGGAAATCTGTTTAGATGGCCATATTTTTTTGGAATGAAAATGTTGATATATGAGACCGGCGAAAACCATCATTTAATCACACAAATCAGGATGACAATATATTGCAGTATTGGtattttgtcccacccctaCTTAAAACAACCAAATATCTTGAAACATTGTTTACCCCAGAGAGCAGCACGTTCCTAACTTACAAAAATGCCATGGCCCGACTTAGAAATGAAATTAATTACTaccatatttttttatttcaaaaacagaaagatgTTATGTGAAGTGGGCCTGTAGCAAAACACTACAAATAAATAATCCATCTGCATACACagtagccaaaaaaaaaagtgctaatagtttgtttttcaaCTAAAGATGAAGAACTATGAACTGATTATTGCAAAAGAGTTCTTGCGTCACACCTCCAGTGCCGTCACAGCCCACACGTTCCCATTCACTGACCCAGAGAAACATTTTACTTAGTTAGAATTCAAAGCTGTTCGTCTCCCTTGAAAAGGGAACTAAAGCCCACAGGATAAAACTGGTTTCACAAACACCACCCTTGCTTTGGTAAACATACAATTTCTATGAACTACACAAGCACTTCTTGTTACTCACATATTGTACACAGAACTTGCGTATGGTGTAGTCGACGAGCACAGTGAAGTCCTCTACGGCCACCCTCACATTCCCGTAGGTCCAACAGCCCTGATCCGGCCAGTACTGGTGACACTTATCCTGAGGGAgagcacagccattattcaatACTTTTAAAGAGGACTTACTTTTTAGGAGGCAAagtgtttcaaatgtaaaatcACACGTGCTTCAATTTCACAACCAGTCCACATTGGTTTAAGTGGGAGAGGTGAAAGCACTCGATACAAGACTCTGAGGGTGATTATGACACTCCCTTAGAGGACCTAATTGCACATTATGTGGTCATTGATTTTAACTCGTCCACATGCTGATTTAAATCTTCACAAATTCTCttcttattgatttttttaagccTTCCTCTTGTTCAGTGAATAACCTCTGTTTCACATGCTTCACAATAGAGACACTTAATAGCAGAGAAAGGAGATGTCAGAGGGGAGAGCATAGGAGTGAAATTAGTAGTTCAAATCAAAGACCGTGGTTTCACCTTTGACCATAACCAATGGAGTCTATTTGAAGCACACTTCTTCTTAAATCCTTTTTGTAACACTCCATTATTCCCTTCACAGAATCAAAGACTTGAGGCTGGAGTAGAAACGCTggaggcttttcttttttttttcttctccatttTAATTTTTCGGCAGGGAAACTGTGACATGGttaggaaaataaagaaaagctgAAGACCACTcacttctttcctttctttgagATTTGTCAGCATGACAACGGTCGCTACTTTCTGCTCCCATATCATCCTCCAGAACTCTGCTACAGTGTCTTCTTTCGGACCTGTGGAAACATTGAAGGATTATTATCATCACATGGGAATTTCAAAGACATGAACCTAAAAATCAATCTATTAACAGAGAAATGTCACATGTATTATTATCATGTGGATCATTGTGTCTTACCTTGGGCTGCTATgaatttgttcttttctgtgaaACCCTGTAAGAAAGGAATAACAATTTAATTATGAATATGTGCAAACCTTTAAAGTTCATAGTCAGCTAAGAGAGTTTTCATTAAGCCCTCACATGCtcagaaaaaaggaaattgatCAACACTTCTTGAATAGCTTGTAACAGAGAGAACAGCAGTGAAATTGGTACATAAATAAAGTCAAAGTTAATTTATGGAACTCATTAACAGAACATAAGAAACCATACCGACATAGGAAAGTAATGTATAGTCATTATTTCTTTGGTGCAGTTGGTGTGACATGTCTCACTGGAATAAACCATAATTAACTGaatgatggaaaaacaaacagaaacactcacatCAATATAAGAAGCATTCACATAGTCTGAACAGGGATTTGCATCCAGCTGAGTCAACACCACTCTGGAATGATCATCTGTTTGTGGAAATAACAGTGAAAAGATTAAAGGTTTACAGTGCAAAAAAacccacaccacaccacacagtctgaaacaaaagaataaaaacactgcCATGTTTGTGTGGTACAAATCAAAGTATAtccagcagccagttagcttcGCTTAGGGCAAATAAATAATGGACGAGAGTTACCCTGTTTGAAGATTCAAGCCTGGCAACCATTTCACCCAAAAAATGTTCCAATCATAACCTCCTGACACACTACACCCTTGGTTACCATTCTGGTCTGGGCCACCCTTAGGGGCATCAAACTCTCAGGGGGCGCGTGAGgtttgtctgctctgaggttgtcaaaatcaTTATAACAGACATATTGGATGGTTTAGAAATTAGTCTTTCGATAAGAACTTTTGTGTGCAGGCTTATTCTGTTGGGATTTATTAGATAAACAATTAAAACTGATGATCATTTTTGGCAGCAATGtgttacttttctttcttgttcATGGGGAAGCGTGGGTACAGGTAAGGGGCTCCATGGAAACAACTTGAAACAGCAGCTCTTCACTAAAGTGACATGAAGAAGAATACATGAAAAGCTAGCTCTAGAACAAGAGTAATAACCCTCTCATGTCTGtgctgttagcttagcttagcataaagacttgaAATAATGGGGAAAATCTAGCCTGTCCAGAGCTGACAAACACCAGTTACCTGCTGAA
The genomic region above belongs to Labrus bergylta chromosome 21, fLabBer1.1, whole genome shotgun sequence and contains:
- the ptprea gene encoding receptor-type tyrosine-protein phosphatase epsilon isoform X3; the protein is MFDMCCVLECGYSTESLCTIIPPEQQTVVLLPRSPTAAKTYLPIPVDHLEEEYRLRSADDGKLFREEYNSLPGGNAQGTYEEANKDENKEKNRYPNILPYDHSRVVLTQLDANPCSDYVNASYIDGFTEKNKFIAAQGPKEDTVAEFWRMIWEQKVATVVMLTNLKERKEDKCHQYWPDQGCWTYGNVRVAVEDFTVLVDYTIRKFCVQYQASDVAKTPRLVTQLHFTSWPDFGVPFSPIGMLKFLKKVKAVNPPFAGPIVIHCSAGVGRTGTFIVIDAMIDMMHAEQKVDVFGIVAKIREQRSQLIQTDMQYSFVYQALLEYYLYGDTELDVSSLEGHLSKLHNTFVNGDRVGLEEEFKKLTNMRIMKENMRTGNLPANMKKNRVLQIIPYDFNRVILSMRRGQEFTDYVNASFIDGYRQKDYFIATQGPLPTTLEDFWRMVWEWKCHSIVMLTELQEREQDKCCQYWPTEDSVTYGDYTVELKGDTLCDTFSLRDLVLTFVPEKQTRVIRHFHFHGWPEVGIPAEGKGMIDIIASVQRQQQQSGNHPIVVHCSAGAGRTGTFIALSNILERVKAEGLLDVFQTVKSLRMQRPHMVQTVEQYDFCYRVVQDFVDIFSDYANFK